AACCAAGGACGGGGACTTCTCTTCCAAAGCCAGAGCCATTTCTAGTTAGACCCCTCTGGTAAGTGCCACGACCTCTGCTTTGCGGCAGAGGGAGTCCAGTCAGAGACATGGCATGTCTATTTGGGACAGACTTATCAAAAACAAGGTCATGCTCATTGTAGACAAATTGAAGCGGCTTGGTGTGACCTTGACGTTCCCAAATCATAAACTCAGACTGGCTGGGGGTTTCAGGCCTTGTTGGGGCAACATGCTTGACCTCCTCAAAATTGGACTCGCTGTTGCTAACTGGCTGTCCTCTGGGGAAGCTGAGCACTTGTTCGGTGGCGTGTTCACTTTGAACTGGATTGTAAGCGCCACGGCTCACTTGAAATGTGGATTCAGGATTCCAGGGGTGAGCTTGTTTAGGTGCACTGTCATCCGAGGATCTTGGATAAACGTTAGGATCAATCACAGCAGGTTCAGGGCCACTGTACAGGTAAGGCCTTAATGGCATTGGGCTGTGGTGCATCCCATAATGAGCTGGTTTATACAGATCAGGGGCGCCATGAACTCCAGGGTAATCCAAACCCAAGGCAGCAGCACGAGCTACAGTGAAAGCAGAAATATTtgcaaaaatctatttattgtttttgctgCGACTAttgctgtaaaatgtcagatacACCCACTAATTGGTAATTATAAGAAAGCAGTAACATCAATCAAAGCACACTACATACCTCTCGCTGTTTTAGCACAATACACACCTCCAGCTGACACAGAGTGAAGCATGACGGTGCtgcaaaagacaacaaacagtATAAGCCAAACAGCACAGCGCTGAGCAGCTGATTGTTTTTTAACCACAGGAAACATCCAGATTTTAAATACCTGAGAAAAACCACCAGCAGTACAGACATCCCTGCAGTTATGGCAGCATAAACTTCATGGCAATGCAATTACTGAGACACTCGTCACTCTTGACTTCTTTTGCAGCCACTCTGCCTGTCCAAACCCTCACCCTGGCTTGATTTACTAATTACAGACAGCTGGTTGTCATAGAGACCTGAACCTAAGCACTGAATCCAGTCAGCTACTGGCAAATTGCTTCATCACAGGCAATTAGTTAAAATGCTTGCTAGTAGCAGAattgagcaaaaaaaaaaggacattttcattttttattatgtttatgtttattaagtGGTGAACCATTTAAAACATGGCAGCAAGGATTTGAGTCTTGCTAATATTTATGCTTCCGTGTACATTTTGATCACACTTTTAATTCGCAGCAAAAGTAAAGTTGGTATATGCTTGGTTGACACAATGTAAAATGTCTCCATGACCAGCCTTGGTGTAATTTGAATGTGATCTATTTTGCAACCCCAGCATAATTAATCATGCTTAATCACCTCAGGACTTTAAACTACATGAACAGGTAGCTAATTAAAACTTCCATTTCACTCCACCTGAAGCTGTGATATATATTTTTGCCATGATTACCGAAACCACCacaaattttaaaatgacacaacGATAAGCTTGACCTCTATTATTAAATGATTcaaagaacacagaaaacatttggaaTCTTACACGTTTTATCCTTAATCAACACTAACTCCGACAAAAGCAGAATTAATCGTTTGACAGTATATGAGAGCGGGAGGAGAGCAGTGCTTGGATTCTTGCAGTTGGATTTGTGTGAGCCGACAATGAAGCAGGTGAGAGCAGTGGAAGCATTTAATAATTCACCCAAATTATTTCTGTCAGGACTGACAAGCTAAACGGGGGCTTGATTTAATTCTGTAATTGCACGTTCACCTTTACCCTAAACCCATACTTTGGTAATTAATAGGCCTGAGCTTTATTTGAAGTGTGGCACGGCAAGTAATGGAATTCAAATTGCAGGTGATCTGAAACCAAAGGAGTGAATGCCCGCTTGGCCGAGGAGCTCATGTTATTTTCTCCACACACAGTGTCACCTGGGGGGGGAAGCGATGTCAAAAAGTGGCACCGGCCTTCAATCTACCTACAGGCCCAATCCTCTGCTCCTGCAATTCAAAGACCATCTGTCTGTCATTAGAGATGGTTCTTCACTTGTCTTGAACTTTGCTATTTGACTTGTCGGGTTCAGAACAGCCCACATGCCCAATAAGAGCCCAGACATACACATATTCAAGTGCACATGGTGGTGGTGGCCTGCCCATACTTTGTGTTGCACTGGCTGACATTACTAGGGACTCTACAGCAGACCTATATCCCATGTGGACCAGGTTGAATCACTTAACACACACCCTCTGGAGGCAGATGATGGTACACAAGGTCAGAAACAGAGGCTGCGTGCTCCACCTTTCAACCTCAGGGTGATGGTGAGCCCTGCTGCTCGGCTCCCATCACCCCCTCCGGGCCTCATTTGTGATGAGCAGGAGGTCCATGGTGTCATTTCCACAAGatgttcacacagacagagcagccTCACCAGATTGCCAAAATGACCAGTGAACTCTGACACAATGTTCCAGTAATGGCTGTTTGAACCAAAAGGAGCCATGTAATGCAGCGCCATTAGATTCATGATGAAACCACTCACATTTGTTTTGGACTAATTTTCTAAACTCGTGTAAATATGTATCAGAATCAATTAGCCCTAATAATATACAGTCCTTAGAGGATTCACATCAAAGCACATAAGCACACAATCCAATTAAGAGTGTTTACTGTTTAGATTGAAATGCTCAGCGTTCCGCTCTTAAACCCAATCCGCATATCAGTAAACAGTATTTGCCGGagtgtctttttttccagtggTTGTGTGTGGGCGtttgtgagtgcgtgtgtgtgtgtgtgtgtgtgtgcatgtttgtatgtcgacagaaagagataaaaagtGGGACTAACCCAGCCTTACAGTCGATAATTTTGGTGCACTTGTTTTGGATGTTGATATAGCTCTACCCGCCATGCTGAGGATGCAGACCACGAGAGACTTGGTGGACGGGAATTACAAACATTTTAGTTGCTGTTTTAAATACTTAATAGTGTTACACTGAAATTTCTTGTAGACATCAACAGCTAAAGGCAAAGTACATATGCAATAAGTGAGACAGAGCCAGCTACAGAGGCTTCGGGATGTGAGGTGACATCCAAGTCATTATATGTTAAGTATGAACAAAGTGAATGTTTACATTAA
This genomic stretch from Anabas testudineus chromosome 16, fAnaTes1.2, whole genome shotgun sequence harbors:
- the LOC113169206 gene encoding uncharacterized protein LOC113169206, which translates into the protein MSVLLVVFLSTVMLHSVSAGGVYCAKTARARAAALGLDYPGVHGAPDLYKPAHYGMHHSPMPLRPYLYSGPEPAVIDPNVYPRSSDDSAPKQAHPWNPESTFQVSRGAYNPVQSEHATEQVLSFPRGQPVSNSESNFEEVKHVAPTRPETPSQSEFMIWERQGHTKPLQFVYNEHDLVFDKSVPNRHAMSLTGLPLPQSRGRGTYQRGLTRNGSGFGREVPVLGSTYLTNHPDTRAMERRGPVFVPWERPPIGFPAHRARLLHRNDNVKQSVQGLNVTRVPSVGAKRLEQTRETS